In Clostridiisalibacter paucivorans DSM 22131, the genomic stretch TTAAGGCAAATATCTCCGCCAATAAATAAAAAAGTATCACAGGTATCTAAGGAAACAGGAGTATCTACAAACACTATCTATGGGTGGAAGAGAAAAGCTAGAATAGAAGGCAAATTAATACCCAATAGTAATCCTAATCGACTTAAGAGATGGAGAAAAGAAGATAAACTTAAAATTGTAATGGAAACATTTACAATGAATGAAGAA encodes the following:
- a CDS encoding transposase codes for the protein MKNKSYNKEYIEDILRQISPPINKKVSQVSKETGVSTNTIYGWKRKARIEGKLIPNSNPNRLKRWRKEDKLKIVMETFTMNEE